The proteins below are encoded in one region of Acetobacteroides hydrogenigenes:
- a CDS encoding YqaA family protein, which yields MENLIEYGYIGLFLACFLAATVIPLSSEVVFIGLLIAGANPIYATIIATIGNTLGGMTGYLLGYLGKWEWLEKYFRVKEENLEKWSRIVKRYGSTMAFFAWLPFIGDLIPIILGLMRASYHKVLLFMSLGKLTRYALWAYITVSGVKIFGQLA from the coding sequence ATGGAGAACCTGATCGAATACGGATACATTGGACTTTTTCTTGCCTGCTTTCTGGCAGCAACGGTTATTCCGCTAAGCTCAGAGGTAGTATTCATTGGTCTTCTGATTGCCGGGGCCAATCCGATTTATGCTACTATTATTGCCACCATTGGAAACACGTTGGGCGGCATGACCGGATACCTGCTTGGCTACCTCGGCAAGTGGGAGTGGCTCGAAAAGTACTTTAGGGTAAAGGAGGAAAACCTCGAAAAATGGAGCCGAATTGTAAAACGATACGGATCGACCATGGCCTTCTTTGCTTGGTTACCGTTTATTGGCGATCTCATTCCAATAATCCTTGGACTTATGAGGGCTTCCTACCACAAGGTTCTGCTGTTTATGTCGCTCGGCAAGCTTACCCGCTATGCGCTTTGGGCCTACATTACCGTAAGCGGCGTTAAAATATTTGGCCAGCTAGCCTAG
- a CDS encoding methylenetetrahydrofolate reductase encodes MKVIDIINRSQSTLFTFELLPPLKGASFSEIEETIEPLLPYSPSYINVTYHRPEVVLREQPSGLLERRIIKKRPGTVGVSAGIKYKYGIDVVPHLICGGFTREETEDALIDLNFLGIDNVLALRGDAEKGAHGFMPEPGGNKLAVDLVKQVNDLNHGKYVDPESTNIQKTDFCIGVAGYPEKHSEAPNLETDLMSLKAKVDAGADYIVTQMFFNNAKFFEFVEQCRAIGITVPIIPGLKPISLKKHLTMLPQIFHIDLPQDLVDAVNRCKNNEEVRQVGVEWGIAQSKELKAAGVPVLHYYTMGKPDNIEKIVKEVF; translated from the coding sequence ATGAAAGTTATCGACATCATAAACAGGTCGCAATCGACGCTATTTACCTTCGAGCTGCTACCGCCGCTCAAGGGGGCATCATTTAGCGAGATAGAGGAAACCATCGAGCCGCTGCTTCCCTACTCGCCTTCGTACATCAACGTTACCTACCACCGACCAGAGGTAGTGCTTCGCGAACAGCCTAGCGGCTTGCTGGAACGGAGAATCATAAAGAAGCGCCCGGGAACCGTTGGCGTATCGGCAGGCATTAAGTACAAGTATGGCATTGATGTGGTGCCCCACCTTATCTGCGGTGGCTTTACCCGCGAAGAAACCGAGGATGCGCTCATCGACCTCAACTTTTTGGGAATCGACAACGTGCTTGCCCTACGTGGCGATGCCGAAAAGGGCGCTCACGGCTTTATGCCCGAACCCGGAGGCAACAAGCTCGCCGTAGACCTTGTTAAGCAGGTTAACGACCTTAACCACGGCAAATATGTTGATCCAGAATCGACCAACATCCAGAAAACAGACTTCTGCATTGGCGTAGCAGGATATCCTGAGAAGCATTCGGAGGCGCCCAACCTGGAAACAGACCTTATGAGCCTAAAAGCGAAGGTAGATGCTGGCGCCGACTATATCGTTACTCAGATGTTCTTCAACAACGCCAAGTTCTTCGAGTTTGTAGAGCAGTGTAGAGCCATTGGCATTACCGTTCCAATAATTCCGGGATTGAAGCCAATCTCGCTGAAGAAGCACCTTACCATGCTTCCTCAGATCTTCCACATCGACCTTCCACAGGATTTGGTGGATGCCGTTAACCGATGTAAGAACAACGAGGAGGTCCGTCAGGTGGGCGTTGAATGGGGAATTGCGCAGAGTAAGGAGCTAAAGGCTGCCGGAGTTCCGGTGCTGCACTACTACACCATGGGCAAGCCAGACAATATCGAAAAAATAGTAAAGGAGGTTTTTTAA
- a CDS encoding DsbA family oxidoreductase, whose amino-acid sequence MMKIEIWADVVCPFCYIGKRKLDAALKDFPHADRVKVEWKSYQLAPDVRPEPGKSVVSHFAERKQISEVEAQSIYGHVSQLARDNGIEFNLNNAVVCNTFNAHRLSHLAKSYGLQEEVEEQLFAAYFTHGKDLNDFNELAKIGAEVGLEVNAIWQMLTGNQFMEEVRWEIEEAGQLGVQGVPFFVFDRKYAISGAQEQVFFTQALEKAWSECLPIFRDENIIKGDEGSINIPIK is encoded by the coding sequence ATGATGAAGATAGAAATTTGGGCAGATGTTGTATGCCCTTTCTGCTACATAGGCAAACGAAAACTAGATGCAGCGCTTAAAGATTTTCCGCATGCGGATAGGGTTAAGGTGGAGTGGAAGAGCTACCAGCTGGCGCCTGATGTACGGCCAGAGCCAGGCAAAAGCGTTGTGTCCCACTTCGCCGAGCGTAAGCAGATTTCTGAGGTAGAGGCTCAGAGTATATATGGGCATGTTTCTCAGCTGGCGAGAGATAATGGTATAGAGTTTAACCTGAACAATGCCGTTGTTTGCAACACGTTTAATGCGCATAGGCTCTCGCATCTTGCAAAAAGCTACGGATTGCAGGAGGAGGTGGAGGAACAGCTCTTTGCTGCATACTTTACCCATGGTAAAGATCTCAACGATTTCAACGAGCTTGCCAAAATTGGTGCCGAAGTAGGGCTTGAGGTAAACGCTATTTGGCAGATGCTTACCGGTAATCAGTTTATGGAAGAGGTGCGTTGGGAGATAGAGGAGGCGGGACAACTCGGCGTTCAGGGTGTTCCATTCTTTGTGTTCGATAGGAAGTACGCCATATCAGGGGCGCAAGAGCAGGTCTTCTTTACGCAAGCTCTTGAGAAGGCTTGGTCGGAATGCCTTCCTATATTTAGGGACGAAAATATCATAAAAGGAGACGAGGGTTCTATAAATATCCCCATTAAGTAA
- the pepF gene encoding oligoendopeptidase F, whose amino-acid sequence MKKMLLSAFALALICNVSFGQATAKVDPKDPAYSWDFTHIYPSWDVWQQELKAYSELTPKFLEYKGKISKDPKALLDYIKLSEKAGQIGSKLFWYVRLQGDVDGKNPIYRAKQQELQTVSIEMSKNSTWYSSELATIPQETCNKWMSEMPELAIYKHDFDDFYRERAHILDEKTQNILNEYSRSLGAPLRIYNSLAIADIEFPKVTLSTGEVVTASPAVASRIYATSNNQEDRLKVANANREYYYKNRNTFADIYLTKMQNSVAGSKLSNYPSCLEATLSGNDIPKDVYLTLLKVAQSNVAPLQKYWDLRKRALGLTKYYGSDAAAELVNFSRTYKWDEGVSIVSNALQFMGKEYYDSFKQMLGPGRIDVYEKPGKQTGAYNLALYGVHPYVLMNWNETRDNVFTLAHELGHSVHGILSHKYQPYTYSGSNSMVAEVASTFNECVLLDYMLAQAKDPNEKIALLVQAIDNVAGTFYRQVQFADFEYTMHTMVEQNKPLNADIMAKVYGEIDAKYNGPGVEQPENLKYSWPRVMHFFNYNFYVYNYAVSFTASNALYSNITKAKSKKEADAAKERYLNLLKSGGSDYPINLLKKAGIDMTKEESYLTVTSRMQQLVDQLEKELKAIGKI is encoded by the coding sequence ATGAAGAAAATGCTACTATCGGCCTTCGCTCTTGCACTAATCTGCAACGTTAGCTTTGGCCAAGCAACCGCTAAGGTTGATCCAAAAGATCCTGCATACAGCTGGGATTTCACCCACATTTACCCAAGTTGGGATGTTTGGCAGCAGGAGCTAAAAGCGTACAGCGAGCTTACCCCAAAATTCCTCGAGTATAAGGGTAAGATTTCGAAAGATCCAAAGGCCCTTCTCGACTACATTAAGCTATCGGAGAAGGCTGGACAAATAGGCTCTAAGCTGTTCTGGTACGTTCGCCTTCAGGGGGATGTTGATGGCAAGAACCCTATTTACCGCGCCAAGCAGCAGGAGCTCCAAACCGTAAGCATCGAGATGAGCAAGAACAGCACTTGGTACTCTTCCGAGCTGGCAACAATCCCCCAAGAAACCTGCAACAAGTGGATGAGCGAAATGCCTGAGCTGGCCATCTACAAGCACGACTTTGACGACTTCTACCGTGAGCGTGCCCACATCCTCGACGAAAAGACGCAGAACATCCTAAACGAGTACAGCCGCTCTCTTGGCGCTCCATTACGCATCTACAACTCGCTGGCCATTGCCGACATCGAGTTCCCAAAGGTGACGCTATCAACCGGCGAGGTGGTAACCGCATCGCCAGCCGTGGCATCGCGCATCTACGCTACATCCAACAACCAGGAGGATAGGCTTAAGGTGGCCAACGCCAACCGCGAGTACTACTACAAGAACCGCAATACCTTTGCCGATATCTACCTAACCAAGATGCAGAATAGCGTAGCCGGATCGAAGCTGAGCAACTACCCAAGCTGCCTAGAGGCAACCCTTTCGGGCAACGACATCCCAAAGGATGTTTACCTAACCCTGCTTAAGGTAGCCCAAAGCAACGTGGCCCCACTTCAAAAATATTGGGATCTGCGCAAGCGCGCCCTTGGCCTTACTAAGTACTACGGTTCGGATGCTGCAGCCGAGTTGGTAAACTTTAGCCGCACCTACAAATGGGACGAGGGGGTAAGCATCGTTAGCAACGCCCTTCAGTTTATGGGCAAGGAGTACTACGATAGCTTTAAGCAGATGCTTGGCCCTGGCCGTATCGACGTATACGAAAAGCCCGGAAAGCAAACGGGAGCCTACAACCTTGCCCTTTACGGCGTTCACCCTTACGTGCTGATGAACTGGAACGAAACCCGCGATAACGTATTTACCCTAGCCCACGAGCTTGGCCACTCAGTTCACGGAATTCTATCGCACAAGTATCAACCCTACACCTACTCGGGAAGCAACTCGATGGTTGCTGAGGTTGCCTCAACCTTCAACGAATGCGTGCTGCTCGACTACATGCTGGCCCAAGCTAAAGATCCAAACGAAAAGATCGCCCTACTCGTTCAGGCTATCGACAACGTTGCCGGAACCTTTTACCGTCAGGTTCAGTTTGCCGATTTCGAGTACACCATGCACACCATGGTGGAGCAGAACAAGCCGCTTAACGCCGACATTATGGCAAAGGTTTACGGCGAAATCGACGCCAAGTACAACGGTCCTGGTGTTGAGCAACCCGAAAATCTAAAGTACTCCTGGCCCCGCGTGATGCACTTCTTCAACTACAACTTCTACGTGTACAACTACGCAGTGTCGTTTACCGCTTCGAACGCCCTTTACAGCAACATCACAAAGGCTAAGAGTAAGAAGGAGGCTGACGCGGCCAAAGAGCGCTACCTGAATCTGCTTAAGAGCGGTGGAAGCGACTATCCCATCAATCTTTTAAAGAAGGCCGGTATCGACATGACCAAAGAGGAGTCGTACCTTACCGTTACCAGCCGCATGCAGCAGCTGGTAGACCAGCTCGAAAAGGAGCTTAAGGCTATCGGTAAGATCTAG